One part of the Lycium ferocissimum isolate CSIRO_LF1 chromosome 8, AGI_CSIRO_Lferr_CH_V1, whole genome shotgun sequence genome encodes these proteins:
- the LOC132066165 gene encoding uncharacterized protein LOC132066165, producing MDFPEINLISNFEAGVKCLQNPSLFSRFFSFSPIEKVPQFHIFWKWGALILAILATFSSLVRKLKVLFILIRKIKPSTEPLLQYLGEDFDISDDDVDDINNDDDDKCSSSEESDDEDLLLDEGQDRNFTVAGSSFYFKEKGQNRNLRYRLTEFSAGKNVVKLWDSLGLGLDYEYEDLSKSVVSLWDLNQEVKIENLFFSSKNDENGVVLAGYDKRMKNESPVICADWAGSGKLVGVNSNGDGKVYVRNEGMLAVGDMRNVKTPLEKLTEIDDDTWWDADAVIVEEKCSFDD from the coding sequence ATGGATTTTCCAGAGATCAATCTGATCAGCAATTTTGAAGCAGGTGTGAAATGTCTACAAAACCCTTCTCTTTTTTCAagattcttttcattttctcctaTAGAAAAAGTACCTCAATTTCACATTTTTTGGAAATGGGGTgctttaattctagcaattttaGCTACTTTTAGCAGTTTAGTACGAAAACTCAAAGTTTTATTCATTTTAATTCGTAAAATTAAACCTTCTACTGAACCCCTTTTACAATACCTCGGTGAAGACTTCGATATTTCCGATGATGACGTGGACGACATCAacaacgatgatgatgataaatgtTCATCATCTGAAGAATCCGATGATGAGGATTTATTATTAGATGAAGGGCAAGATCGTAATTTTACAGTTGCAGGTTCGAGTttttattttaaggaaaaagGGCAAAATCGTAATTTGAGGTACAGGTTGACGGAATTTTCTGCTGGGAAAAATGTTGTTAAGTTATGGGATAGTTTAGGTTTAGGATTAGATTATGAATATGAAGATTTAAGTAAAAGTGTAGTTTCATTATGGGATTTAAATCAAGaagtaaaaatagaaaatttatttttttcatcaaaaaatgatgaaaacgGTGTCGTTTTGGCTGGTTATGATAAGAGAATGAAAAATGAGTCACCTGTTATATGTGCtgattgggccgggtcgggtaaaTTGGTCGGAGTTAATTCTAACGGTGACGGTAAAGTTTATGTTAGAAATGAAGGAATGTTAGCGGTTGGTGATATGAGGAATGTGAAAACGCCGTTAGAGAAATTAACGGAGATTGATGATGACACGTGGTGGGATGCAGATGCCGTTATTGTTGAGGAGAAGTGTAGTTTTGACGATTGA
- the LOC132066166 gene encoding adenylate isopentenyltransferase-like gives MSSDTTGTIGAAIDDDFLAFMDVQLHRWENRLGTLAVVGHLTPIKHYMRWYHQITRRLICNPALRPPRDVGCSALAPARRGIEGVHGLVHPQPFQAGGSSPGDSPTFTPTLLLAEIPGSSSQSSQNAYMEERDNVDWAALRASLADERPDSAPVGPQERPIQEHSRQPAEAEVHPSAPEVATPDEEEVEFPDLAQPEVLSVPAGTDPKKKHKNKIVLIMGATGYGKSKLSIDLATNYFPSEIINSDKIQILKGLNITTNKISIQEQNNIVHHLLGEYEFSFSDFTPSDFRFEANKRISDIINRNKLPLIVGGSNSFIYSLLLNRFNPSLDVFDELNPVQCISKELRFNCCFIWVDVKTPVLNQYLDKRVDEMMKTGMYEELEEFFKENGFGSGSGRVAGLWKAIGVPEMEGYFRKKKSYEEALNEIKENTRLLAEKQMWKIGRLREAGWDLQRIDATEAFKAAMMTSVSPEESNKVQARVIWERDVLIPSMNIVKHFLLE, from the exons ATGAGCTCCGACACTACCGGGACGATCGGGGCCGCCATCGATGATGATTTTCTGGCTTTCATGGATGTTCAGCTCCACCGTTGGGAAAACAGGTTGGGCACTTTAGCTGTGGTCGGCCATTTGACTCCCATTAAGCATTACATGCGCTGGTATCATCAGATCACACGCCGATTGATCTGCAACCCAGCTTTGCGTCCCCCTAGGGATGTAGGATGCTCAGCACTAGCGCCGGCAAGacgaggcattg AGGGCGTTCACGGTCTAGTCCATCCGCAGCCGTTCCAGGCCGGTGGCAGCTCACCTGGGGACTCACCTACGTTTACGCCGACGCTCTTGCTTGCTGAGATACCCGGGTCGTCATCACAGTCGAGCCAGAATGCATACATGGAGGAGCGTGATAACGTTGATTGGGCGGCGTTACGCGCTTCATTAGCTGATGAGCGACct gattcggcgccagtGGGTCCACAGGAGCGACCCATTCAGGAGCATTCTCGTCAGCCTGCCGAGGCagag gttcatccttcggcgcctgAGGTGGCGACTCCCGACGAGGAAGAGGTCGAGTTTCCAGACCTAGCTCAGCCTGAGGTTCTGAGCGTGCCAGCGGGAAcagatcccaagaagaagcac AAAAACAAAATCGTCTTAATAATGGGTGCTACAGGTTATGGTAAATCAAAACTCTCAATCGACCTAGCCACTAATTATTTCCCATCAGAAATAATTAATTCAGACAAAATCCAAATCCTTAAAGGCCTCAATATTACAACAAACAAAATCTCAATACAAGAACAAAACAACATCGTTCATCATTTACTCGGTGAGTATGAATTTTCGttttccgattttaccccttCAGATTTCAGGTTTGAAGCTAATAAAAGAATTTCCGACATCATTAATCGAAACAAACTCCCATTAATAGTTGGTGGGTCCAATTCATTTATCTACTCTTTATTATTAAACCGGTTTAACCCGAGTTTAGATGTATTCGATGAGTTAAACCCGGTTCAGTGTATATCAAAAGAGCTCCGGTTTAACTGTTGTTTCATCTGGGTTGATGTTAAAACTCCGGTTTTAAATCAGTATTTAGACAAAAGAGTTGATGAAATGATGAAAACCGGAATGTACGAGGAATTAGAAGAGTTTTTCAAGGAAAACGGGTTTGGTTCCGGGTCGGGTCGGGTTGCCGGGTTGTGGAAAGCGATAGGGGTACCGGAAATGGAAGGGTATTTTAGGAAAAAGAAGAGTTACGAGGAAGCGTTGAATGAGATTAAGGAGAATACGAGGTTGTTAGCGGAAAAGCAGATGTGGAAGATCGGACGGTTGAGAGAAGCTGGGTGGGACCTACAGAGAATTGATGCCACGGAAGCATTTAAAGCAGCGATGATGACGTCAGTGTCGCCGGAGGAAAGTAATAAGGTTCAGGCAAGGGTAATATGGGAAAGAGATGTTTTGATACCAAGCATGAATATTGTGAAACATTTTTTGTTGGAGTAG